The nucleotide sequence ATACAGTGTTGATGAAATCCGTGAAGGAAAGCAAATTTGATTCCGTACAGATCATTATTATTCCATAACACTGATACTATGACAGCTCAGTGCTGCTGTTCAGATAGGATTTTAGGATAGGCTCTAAATCGATAAAGACCGCCACGAGTCTGATAAGACAGGGAACACACAAGAACAAGTTATGTGACAAAAACTTAGAGAAAGATAAAGGTATTTATCCCATGCATTTCTTTTATAGTTGATAAGCGTTGGTTCAGAAAGTTACGGAGCAAATTGTGATTGATGCATTGAAGCAGTGTATGGATCCTGAGGTTCCTTTGAGTGTCGTTGATCTGGGATTGATCTATGGTGTAGATATCAATAACAATGATGTGAATATAAAGATGACAATGACCACACGTGGTTGCCCTTTACACGACACCTTGGTTAAAGATGTAAAAAAGTATCTAAGTAAGGTCGATGGTATAGGCAACATCAATGTGGAGATTGTTTGGGATCCGCCATGGAGTCCTGATCGAATGTCTCCCCAAGCTAGAGAGAAAATATATGGAAAGAAGAGTTTGCGTTTCTCCATAGATTTGGAAAGATCAAAACTCATGAAATGTGGATCCATAATACAGCAACAAGACGGCTCACTTGCCCTGCTTAATGATCAGAACCAAGGGTTCATGGTGAATGATGCTCTGATAGAATTCTGGAAGATGTGCGACGGTACAAAAACAATAAACCAGTTGATTGATGTGTTTTCCTCTAAATTCAATCTGCCTCGCTCAGATGTGGAGAAGGAAGTGGTAGAACTGGTTCAGCAAATGCTGGAGGCGAACCTGCTCAAAGCAGAGAGCTGATATGTTAACAAAATAGCTGTATATTATTACTTTGCATAAACTTTAGATTTAGGGTAGGATTACCGATCGATATGGAAGAGGTACCTGATCTTTCAAATACAAGCCAAATATTTGTTGAATTAGCTGGCGATCTTAGACGCCAGATGATGATCAAGTTAAACCAGGAAAGCCTTAGACTATCGGAGCTTTCGAAGGAACTGAATGCTACCATGCAGGAGGCTCATAGGAATGTCAATCGATTGATAGAAGTTGGTCTGGTTGAAAAGGATCCAGAAGGGTTGCTCTCGCTTACAACATATGGAAAGGTAATTCTCAAGCAGATCCCAACATTTGCATTCCTGACCGAACATAAGGAATACTTTGAAGAACACACCGTTGGAGACCTTCCCATGAAATTTATCCAGAGGATGGGTGCACTTTATAATGGACAGCTTATCAAAGGTGTGGTAAGGGTTTTGGAGGTATGGAAAGACATCTACTACGATGCAAATGAATACATTTACGAGATAATGGCTCAGGTTCCTCTAGATCTTATAGAACCTCTCGTCGCAAAGATAAGGAGAGGTGTCAAGTTTTCATATATATTTGGTCAGGATGTTGTGGTGCCAAAGGGTCGTTCGGAATTATTGCAGATACTTGGCTGGCGTGAATTGATGTCAAAAGGACTTGTAGAAAGGAAGATGGCCGATAAGGTTCAGGTAATGACCGTTCTGAACGAAAGACAGGCATCTGTCTTGTTCCCAAATCTAAAGGGGGAAGCTGATCTTAACAACATGTTTTACAGTGATGATCCGTTGTTTCATGAATGGTGTCTTGATTACTTTAGGTACAAGTGGTATGGCTCTGACATATTTGACGAAAGCAAAATGAAGGAAGTGTGATTACACTTAAATTGGATTCGCAATTTGCAAGAGTAGTATGCAGAAGATTGCGGTTTTTGGAGCTATAGCGGCTGTTGCAATTGCCATAGGTGTAGTATTAGCATTTACAATGCCTGTAGCAAAGAATGAACCTCCTCCTAACTTTCCCGTTAAGGTTGATTTTGCAAGGGTCATTCCATATGAAAATGTTACAAGCTACCCAGATATTAGCAGAGGCTATATAATGCATATCAGGTTGTTATATTCTGAGGAAGGACCACCTAGACCATTCTACCTTTTGCTTTCTCCACAACCAGATATATGGGATAGAGTTACAGATCCGGAGCAATGGATAAAGGAAGGAGTGGAAGGCAATCATGGGTTTCAGGTTCTCTCAAGTTCTAAAGAATTCGATCTCTTTACAGAATTCTTTTCATTTGATCCAACGATAATACCGCAAGAGATGCGACTCTACTGTCCTAATTGTGAAGAAAAATGGTCTTCACCTTATAGGGTGTGGCAAGGAGTAGATACCAAGATTACAAAGTTAAAGGGACTGATTGTTCACCCGGGAGAGAAGTTCTACGAGGTTGGGTTCGCATTGGGTAATGATCAGATAGATACCCTTCCTGCTTCAGGCATTGTAGAATTCAAGATTACCGATTCTATCGGTGTTACGCTGTATGAAACAAGATTTAGAGTCAAGGACACAGATTTTCTTAGTACTGATGATCCGATTAGATATCTAAGGGTGCCCATGGGAGGCAAGGCCTCTTACGTATTCACCGTGCCAGCCGATGAGATAAAAGCATCACCTACTGGTAAGACAACTGGTTTTGCATTTCTCAATTTTACACTTGAAAATGGCTTGACCGTATCTGCAGGAACCAGAGGAGTTCAGCTTCCTTTCAGATGAAGATTTCTTATGAAATAATGCTTTGATAAGATAGTATTGATACGGAGAAGATGAGAGCAGTAGGAACATGTTTAGGTAGGATGCAGAGGATAGCAAACATAATCTTGTGCAATAATGTGCCGCATCTTTTTAATCCCACGAACAGTAATTCAAAATCATGAAGAATTATGCTGAATCGAAAATGATAGATCTGCAACCCATAACAATGCTTACACAAGTGTTAAAATGCTGTTACGATGAAATTCGCTAATATGGCGTGGAGGATACTTGATTCTAAAGGCAACAGCAAGGCTATATCAGATACAGAGGTGGAGATTTTAAGGAAAGCTAGGTATATCGCATGTAATTTTTGTGAACGACACTGTGTCATAAGCATAGGGAAGAGGGCCCGCGCTTTACACCTACATGCTGAACATGCCTACTAGCTCCTCACTTTTTTTCTTTTCAAACTATGAATCGTATTGACTATTGGAAGACAGCTCGCCCGTTAGATCATCGATCCGGTTTTTTGTTCTTCGTGCAATATAGACGGGCCCGGTGGGACTCGAACCCACGACCTGCGGTTCCGAAGACCGCCGCCCTGATCCTTACTAGGCTATGCCAACATGCATGCTACATCTAGCACAACTTGCTAGGCTACGGGCCCGACGATTAGAATTTATCTGTCTAATATTTGAGTACTGGTAATTGAAAGTGTCAAAACGTGTAAGGGATGTAGAATATGCTATACGTGATATAGTTGTGCATGCAAGGGAACTTGAAGGGAAGGGAAGCCGCATTCTCTATCTCAACATAGGAGATCCAGTTGCTTACGATTTTAAAACTCCACAACATGTTAAAGAGGCTATGATCAATGCGATCATGAAGAACGAAACGAATTATGCCCCTTCTGAAGGCTTAGAGGAGCTGCGCAACACAATTGCTGCTAAGGAGAGAGAGAAGGGCATGCATGCTGATCATACAGATGTTCTGATCACAAATGGTGTCTCAGAAGGTGTAGATATGGTAATGGGTTCCATTTTGGAGGAGGGGGATGAGATTCTGGTTCCAGGTCCTTGCTATCCACCATACTCTTCATACGCAAAACTGCATGGTGGGAAGCCCGTTGAATATAGGAGTATGGAGGATAATCAATGGTTGCCCGATATGGATGATATACGATCAAAGATTACCAGTAGGACAGTTGCTCTTACGGTCATAAGCCCTAACAACCCGACAGGGACAGTTTATGATGGGAAAACGCTCAAAGACTTGGCACAGATCGCTGCAGAGCACAATCTTTATCTGCTCTGCGATGAGATATACGACAAAATAATTTTTGATGATGAGTTCGTAAGTATTGCAAAATATGCGAAGGACGTTCCATTGATAATGCTTAATGGTTTCTCCAAGGTATATCTAATGACTGGTCTGCGCTTAGGCTATATATGTATGAATAGTGGTTCAAGAGCACTCGATGAACTTCGCCAAAATATACCGAAGCTCGCTAGGGTGCGAATAGCCTCTAATACACCTGTACAGAAGGCTGCAGTTGCAGCATTACGCGGTCCAGAGGATCATATAAGAGAAATGGTAAGCAAGTTGAGAGCCAGAAGAGATTACATAATGAAGAGACTTGATACTATGAAGAGAATTTCCTACACAAAGCCCAAGGGCGCATTTTACATATTTCCTAAAATCGACCTACGTAGTGGTAAATGGGAGAACGATGCTGATTTTGTTATGGATCTGTTAAAGAGCACTGGTGTTCTGGTTGTTCATGGATCAGGGTTTGGAAAGCGGTATGGACAGGGTCACTTTAGAATGGTCTTTTTGCCGCCGTTAGAGATGCTTGAAGAAGCTATGGACAGGCTCGAAAAATTTTTGAGCAACAATTGACTATGTATAGCAAGATTTTAATTTCCTTTCAAACGTTCATTGTGTTATTATGAAAGCTCAGTGGCAGAGGCGTGATGCTGGTTTAACGGCAAGGATGGTACTGAGTTTTGCAGTGCTTACTCTACTTTACCTAGCATTTCTTACGTTCATATCATTCTACTTTGGTCTTGGCATAGTTCCATTGGCAGTGATAGCTGGACTGATGATAATGGGCCAGTGGTATTTCTCCGACAAGCTAGTTTTGTGGAGCACAGGAGCTAAGGTGGTGAGCAGGGAAGAGTATCCGCAGCTTCATGCAATAATGGAAAACCTCGTAATTAAAGCGAATTTGTCAAAGCCCAAAATAGCAGTTATTAAAACAGATATACCGAACGCCTTTGCTACAGGCAAGGGCCCGAAAAGCTCCGTTGTTGCGGTAACCACTGGTCTAATGCACCTACTTGAGAAAGAAGAGCTTGAAGGTGTCATAGCTCATGAATTGGCCCATGTTAAGAACAGGGACGTAACTGTAATAACATTGGCTAGCCTTTTCTCTACAATAGCATGGTTCATTATGCATTCAACAATGTTCAGCGGTATGTATGGCGGTTATGGCTACGGACAGGGTAGGCAGCAGGGTGGAGGTGTATGGCTGATGTTCGTAGTAGCAGCAATAGTATGGTTCTTGAGCTTCCTTATAATACGTGCTATATCACGGTACAGGGAGTTCGTTGCCGACAGAACTGGTGCAATAATGACTGGCGAACCGAAATATCTTTCGAGAGCATTAATGAAGATAAGTGGTCGGATAAAAGTTGCGCCCAAGAAGGAGCTTGTGGAGATTGAAGGGATGAACGCGTTCTTCATAATCCCAGCTGTTTCCGGAGAATCAATAGCACGTCTCTTCTCTACACATCCACCAGTTGAAGAAAGAGTTAAGCGCCTTATGGACTTGGAAGCGATGATGCACTCAAGCTAACCTTCCCTGTAGAGCTGCTCGCTCTTCTTCAATCCTATGATAAAAAGTACACCTGCAATAGCTAGCATCACAAGGCTTATTTTTTCATTATTGATCTTATCGTTAACAAAGAAATCTGCAACGAACTCTGGACCAAAGAGGGCAAGGTCTCTTACTATGACAATCACTGCTATAACTGCGAATAGAACAGCCATAGCCGTGAACCAATTCTTCAGCCGTCTCCTTTGTTTCATACAAATTAATGGTATGAAGTATTCTTAAACTATTTTCAATCCTGGGTGCCTTATCTTGTTGAGTTTGGACAAGTTGAGTAGAAGGGGAGTCATTACTTCAGCTTGGTACGCCATTGACAGCGAGCCAAGGTAGAGAGGTCTAAGACCCTTTATCTCAGCCGTCAGTTTGCTCACAGTGTTAACGGTGTTAAGATCGTCACCACAGATAAATGCATCACAGTCTAGACTTTCGTTCAATTGCTTCAACTTGACTTCAGATATTGTGTGTAAGGCTGACACTATTCTTGATCTAGGTGGTATCTTGGAAGCTACTCTTTCGGTTGCTGATTCCGTCTTCTCTTTCATGGGTATGTATTCAAAACCATTACTGCCCTTTCTCATAGGAACTATAGGACTTACAATTATGCACTCTTTCCTAGCCACTTCCGCAATCTTCCCACATGTATCATCTATGTACTCGTACGGTATGGATAATACTAGAAGATCACAGTCTTTTGCCATGGCAATATTTTCATTACCGGTTATGCTGCCCCTCATTGCTGATCCATATGCTTCAGCGACAATTTTAGAGTAAGAAGTCGCGGCCTCAATAGCACGCTGAGCTTCCCTTGAACCAACAATAACATCGTGATTTACGCACCACCTCAAGGCAAGACCTTCCCCCATACCGCCAGTGCCGCCAATAATACCGATCTTCACGCATTGATGCATGTGTATAATTTATATTAACTTTTAGAGAATTTTTAGAACCTTGGCTCTTGTGTTTATGATGAGACATGGTGAGGCGGAGAACAATGTCCAGCATGTTCTTGCCGGCCGGCAGCTGGAATACCACCTTACAGAAAGGGGAAGAGAGCAGGTGGTTTCAACTGCTAAGAATCTAAAATCAATTCCTATAGAAGCCATATACTCAAGTCCAGTTGTTAGAACAATTGAAACTGCAAAAATAGTGTCTGACATTTTGGGTGTTGACTATAGCGTAGATGATAGACTTACGGAGACAGATATGGGTGCTTTGGTTGGTATGGGTTACAACGAAGCCTTGGGAAAATATGGAAATATATTTTTGAGATTCTATCACGATGATCCGATGTTAAGGAACTTGGAAATAGAGCGATTTTCTTCAATAGGAGCAAGGGTGAATAACATGCTTGATTACGTATCAGAAAGATACCCAAGCACAAATGTGCTTTTGGTAACCCACTTGGATCCAATAAAGGCCGTCATAAACAGAATGCTGGATTTGAAGCCTGAAACTCTTTTTAATATGAGTATAAGAAATGCATCGCTCACAGTGCTAAGACATGGAAGTAGTTATAATTTGGTAGCGTTCAATGTTATGGATATGAGCAGATATTCGTCGGAATAATAAGAAAGGCAAAAATGAATTAAGAATCTTTAAATAGCCTATAACTCCCGATTTGATTCTGGAGTGGGTCTGATGGTTTCAACCAGATTCTATGTCTTGATCCTAGCTCCGTTGCTTTCAGCTTCTTTGATTCCCATTTTAGATCCTGCATATGCTCAAGAGGAGGGACAGTTTTTCAATCGAAGGATAGAGATCTGGAGTCTTTTCTACAAATTGATGACAGCCGCCTTTATCGTGGGAGCGGTAGTAAATGGAGTTATACTTTTTATAGTTTTGCGCTTTAGAGAGAGGAAGACAAAGAGGGAGGTTAAGGTGTAATGGGACATACTATATACGAATGGGTATACATTGGAGTTGTTGTAGGCATACTGATCTGGGTTGGAGCTGACTCCTGGCTTGTTGAGAAACATCTTGAAGAGATACCAGAGGAAGCTACAACTATCAGGGTGGTTGCACAGCAGTGGTTCTGGACGTTTGAACATCCAGACGGGACAAAGGAGGTTGGAGAGCTTCACGTGAAGGCGGGCAAGGCATACAGGTTTGAGGTTGTATCTAAAGATGTTATTCATTCTTTTAATGTGCCATACTTCGTTATGACCATGGATGCAGTGCCCGGTAGAGTAAACAAGATCTGGTTCGCGCCAGCTGAACCCGGCGAATTTCTTATACAGTGCAGAGAGTACTGTGGGTTGTTACATTATCAAATGCGTGCAAAACTCATAGTGGAGGCATAACGTAATGGTACTAGAGGTAAGAAAGCCCAGACCATTGTGGGAGATACTCTTCTCTACACACCATACTGACGTAGGTTTACTTTACATAATTTCATCATTCGTTTTTCTGTTCATGGGAGGTGCTCTGGCAATGACTATTAGAACGGAGCTACTTACACCTGGCCCAACAATAATTAGCGATCCAGCGTTTTTCAACAGGGTATTTACAGTTCATGGAACTGACCTACTCTTCCTCTGGCTTCTCCCATTCGCAGCAGGGATGGGCAACTACCTGATACCGATTCTGGTCAAGTATAAAGACATGGCATACCCAAGGCTTAATGCCGTAGCTTATTGGATGATCCCTCCTGGCGCAGCTCTGATTTGGCTTGGATGGGCTGACATTGGTTGGTATGGCTATCCTCCATATTCAACTATCCGTGCACCAGGCCCAGCAGCAGACATGTGGATATTCGGTCTCAAGATTTTAGGTTTATCTTCCATACTGGGTTCAATTAATTTTGTAGTTACTATTCTGAAATGCAAACACCCAGATATGAGCATAATGAAGCTTCCGTTATTTGTGTGGGGCATACTAACCACATCCATCATGACTTTGGCGGCTCTTCCAACCTTCACAGCTGCATTGATAATGCTATACACAGACAGACTTGGCGTCTCCTCATTTTTCAACCCCGCAATGGGCGGTGATCCTATCGCGTACCAGCATCTATTCTGGTTCACCTTCCACCCTGAAGTGTATATTTTCTTCATGCCAGCGATAGGCATGGCATACGATCTTATACCCAAGTTTTCAAGGAAGCCAATATTCAGCTATGCTTCCGGTGTGATAGCACTAATCTTGCTAAGTATAATCGGATTCGCGTCGTGGGCTCACCACATGCTGGCTACCGGAATGACCTTTACGGAAAAGACGGTCTTTATGATAGGAACGTTAGCAGCCGTGCCCATGTCCGCCATGCATGTATTCAACTGGCTCGCTACGTCATGGGGAGGGAGGATAAAGTTTGCCGCACCAATGAAGTGGACATTCGGCGGTATTGCGTTGTTCTTCGCTGCAGGTGCAGGCGGCGTTGTGAATACAGCGTTACCCCTGGACTTTATTACTCATGACAGTTACTGGGTAGTAGGACACTTCCACTTGTTTGTTATGGGAACCATCTCTTTCATATTCCTAGGCTTCATGTACTACCTCTTCCCACTGATAACTGGAAGGATGTACAACGAGCGGCTTAGTTCTATACACTTCTGGCTAATGTTCATAGGTGCTATCATGGTATTCGTAACCCAACACGTGCTCGGGCTCTTCGGCATGCCCAGACGAATATACGATTATGTCTCGGACCCTGACCTGATAATTATGAACCAGATAGCTACAACTGGTGCGTACCTGCAGGGTATAGGCATGGCTGTATTCCTATACAACATGATCAACAGCGCCGTAAGGGGCAAACCAGCAAAGATGGAAGATCCATTTGAAATTGGCGAGGTATACTATGACCATAGAAGAAGAGAGCCCCATTAGAACAACACGTAACAGGTTCGGCAAGGGTATAGCCATCATACTTATCATAATGGCTATAGGTGCTGGTATAAACTTGGCATTAGGAGACTTTTGGCACAAGTTTCCGCCAGCTAGTCAGCAGCCTCAGCCACGCGGTCCTACAGGAGGTGTAACTCCGACTGGTAATACTGTAGAGGTAACTCTGACCTTCGTTGAGAGTGCTGACCTTAGAACTTTAGGTTTCAACAAACCTGCTGGCGAAGAGGGAGCAAATCCCGATATAGTAGTGCACGTTGGAGACAAGGTGATCATCAAGGCTGTAAATGGAGGCAGGATGCCCCATGCATTTGGTGTTGTAACAGATCCAGACAATCCCAATTCAATCATATTCAACTCAAGGATCAAATCCGCTGATAACCCAATGCTAAGGGGTGAGGAAGGAGATGTTGAATTTATGCCTGACAAGGAGGGCGAGTATTACTACATCTGCACCGTTCCAGGACATGCTGCACAAGGCATGCAGGGCAAGTTCATAGTTAAGAAAGCCGAAGTTGCGCCAACTGCTGCTCAGTCAGCACAGCCCACGGGACTATCACACGTGTTTGACCTGCATTTCGTTGAAAGTGCTGACCTTAGAACACTCGGATTTAATGCACCTGCAGGAGATTCGGACGCAAATCCAGAGTTCAGGGTTAAAGCAGGCGACAAGGTTACGTTCAATGTTATTAACGATGGTAAGATGCCCCATGCATTTGGTGTTGTAACAGATCCAGACAATCCCAATTCAATCATATTCAACTCAAGGATCAAATCCGCTGATAACTCATTGCTAAGAGGTCAGACAGGGCAGGTGACATTCATAGCAGATAAAGTAGGAACATACTACTACATCTGCACCGTTCCAGGACATGCTGCACAAGGCATGCAGGGCAAGTTCATAGTAGAATAGCAATGGCATTAAAATACATAGCCCTAGCATCGCTTGCCCTTGTCTATTCGGTGATTTTCATTGGTGGGTATGTAAGCGCAGCAGGGCTTGGTCTTTCTTGCCCTGACTGGCCTCTATGCCATGGTCAGCTTTTACCCAAAGAGGATTTTCTGATTGAGTGGGTACACAGGTTCATTGCAGCATCAACGGGAGTTGCAGTAATTAGCACAGCAGTTCTCGCATGGTTCCACAGGAAATCCGAGTCAAAAATCAGGTTAACTTCAATTATGGCAGCTATCTTAGTTATAACGCAGATCACTCTAGGCTTCATCGTGATAGAGGCCAAGTTGCATGCATTACTTGTGGCAATACACTTGGGCATAGGAGTGCTTCTCTTTACCTCTGTATTGTTAACGGCGCTCTTTGCATACAGAATAGATAAGCAAACAAGGGTGGAGGCGAATAAGAAATTCTGATTAACGTTGTGTTTGCCTCGCTTTTCTTCTCTTGAGGAATATAATACCTAGCACTGCAGCAGGAAAGAATGCTCCTACGAGCACCATTGAATAGAAGATGTAGCCGAAGGTTTGTATCACCCCGACATTAAACTTTGCAGCTATCTCCTTTCCATACGGATCAAAGACATCAACCTCAACTATGTACATTCCAGATTCTGGGAAGGAGTATTGTATATCCATATGTCCGTCAGCGTCTATCCTGGGGTTTACTTCATGCACCAAAAGTTCGTTCTTAAATATCTTAAGACCAACTCTAACATCCACTAGCATGTTG is from Nitrososphaerales archaeon and encodes:
- a CDS encoding cbb3-type cytochrome c oxidase subunit I: MVLEVRKPRPLWEILFSTHHTDVGLLYIISSFVFLFMGGALAMTIRTELLTPGPTIISDPAFFNRVFTVHGTDLLFLWLLPFAAGMGNYLIPILVKYKDMAYPRLNAVAYWMIPPGAALIWLGWADIGWYGYPPYSTIRAPGPAADMWIFGLKILGLSSILGSINFVVTILKCKHPDMSIMKLPLFVWGILTTSIMTLAALPTFTAALIMLYTDRLGVSSFFNPAMGGDPIAYQHLFWFTFHPEVYIFFMPAIGMAYDLIPKFSRKPIFSYASGVIALILLSIIGFASWAHHMLATGMTFTEKTVFMIGTLAAVPMSAMHVFNWLATSWGGRIKFAAPMKWTFGGIALFFAAGAGGVVNTALPLDFITHDSYWVVGHFHLFVMGTISFIFLGFMYYLFPLITGRMYNERLSSIHFWLMFIGAIMVFVTQHVLGLFGMPRRIYDYVSDPDLIIMNQIATTGAYLQGIGMAVFLYNMINSAVRGKPAKMEDPFEIGEVYYDHRRREPH
- a CDS encoding aminotransferase class I/II-fold pyridoxal phosphate-dependent enzyme, translating into MSKRVRDVEYAIRDIVVHARELEGKGSRILYLNIGDPVAYDFKTPQHVKEAMINAIMKNETNYAPSEGLEELRNTIAAKEREKGMHADHTDVLITNGVSEGVDMVMGSILEEGDEILVPGPCYPPYSSYAKLHGGKPVEYRSMEDNQWLPDMDDIRSKITSRTVALTVISPNNPTGTVYDGKTLKDLAQIAAEHNLYLLCDEIYDKIIFDDEFVSIAKYAKDVPLIMLNGFSKVYLMTGLRLGYICMNSGSRALDELRQNIPKLARVRIASNTPVQKAAVAALRGPEDHIREMVSKLRARRDYIMKRLDTMKRISYTKPKGAFYIFPKIDLRSGKWENDADFVMDLLKSTGVLVVHGSGFGKRYGQGHFRMVFLPPLEMLEEAMDRLEKFLSNN
- a CDS encoding PqqD family peptide modification chaperone, whose translation is MVQKVTEQIVIDALKQCMDPEVPLSVVDLGLIYGVDINNNDVNIKMTMTTRGCPLHDTLVKDVKKYLSKVDGIGNINVEIVWDPPWSPDRMSPQAREKIYGKKSLRFSIDLERSKLMKCGSIIQQQDGSLALLNDQNQGFMVNDALIEFWKMCDGTKTINQLIDVFSSKFNLPRSDVEKEVVELVQQMLEANLLKAES
- a CDS encoding cupredoxin domain-containing protein, encoding MGHTIYEWVYIGVVVGILIWVGADSWLVEKHLEEIPEEATTIRVVAQQWFWTFEHPDGTKEVGELHVKAGKAYRFEVVSKDVIHSFNVPYFVMTMDAVPGRVNKIWFAPAEPGEFLIQCREYCGLLHYQMRAKLIVEA
- a CDS encoding histidine phosphatase family protein; the encoded protein is MFMMRHGEAENNVQHVLAGRQLEYHLTERGREQVVSTAKNLKSIPIEAIYSSPVVRTIETAKIVSDILGVDYSVDDRLTETDMGALVGMGYNEALGKYGNIFLRFYHDDPMLRNLEIERFSSIGARVNNMLDYVSERYPSTNVLLVTHLDPIKAVINRMLDLKPETLFNMSIRNASLTVLRHGSSYNLVAFNVMDMSRYSSE
- the htpX gene encoding zinc metalloprotease HtpX; protein product: MKAQWQRRDAGLTARMVLSFAVLTLLYLAFLTFISFYFGLGIVPLAVIAGLMIMGQWYFSDKLVLWSTGAKVVSREEYPQLHAIMENLVIKANLSKPKIAVIKTDIPNAFATGKGPKSSVVAVTTGLMHLLEKEELEGVIAHELAHVKNRDVTVITLASLFSTIAWFIMHSTMFSGMYGGYGYGQGRQQGGGVWLMFVVAAIVWFLSFLIIRAISRYREFVADRTGAIMTGEPKYLSRALMKISGRIKVAPKKELVEIEGMNAFFIIPAVSGESIARLFSTHPPVEERVKRLMDLEAMMHSS
- a CDS encoding transcriptional regulator, which codes for MEEVPDLSNTSQIFVELAGDLRRQMMIKLNQESLRLSELSKELNATMQEAHRNVNRLIEVGLVEKDPEGLLSLTTYGKVILKQIPTFAFLTEHKEYFEEHTVGDLPMKFIQRMGALYNGQLIKGVVRVLEVWKDIYYDANEYIYEIMAQVPLDLIEPLVAKIRRGVKFSYIFGQDVVVPKGRSELLQILGWRELMSKGLVERKMADKVQVMTVLNERQASVLFPNLKGEADLNNMFYSDDPLFHEWCLDYFRYKWYGSDIFDESKMKEV
- a CDS encoding COX15/CtaA family protein, translated to MALKYIALASLALVYSVIFIGGYVSAAGLGLSCPDWPLCHGQLLPKEDFLIEWVHRFIAASTGVAVISTAVLAWFHRKSESKIRLTSIMAAILVITQITLGFIVIEAKLHALLVAIHLGIGVLLFTSVLLTALFAYRIDKQTRVEANKKF
- a CDS encoding heme transporter CcmC; its protein translation is MVSTRFYVLILAPLLSASLIPILDPAYAQEEGQFFNRRIEIWSLFYKLMTAAFIVGAVVNGVILFIVLRFRERKTKREVKV
- a CDS encoding plastocyanin/azurin family copper-binding protein — protein: MTIEEESPIRTTRNRFGKGIAIILIIMAIGAGINLALGDFWHKFPPASQQPQPRGPTGGVTPTGNTVEVTLTFVESADLRTLGFNKPAGEEGANPDIVVHVGDKVIIKAVNGGRMPHAFGVVTDPDNPNSIIFNSRIKSADNPMLRGEEGDVEFMPDKEGEYYYICTVPGHAAQGMQGKFIVKKAEVAPTAAQSAQPTGLSHVFDLHFVESADLRTLGFNAPAGDSDANPEFRVKAGDKVTFNVINDGKMPHAFGVVTDPDNPNSIIFNSRIKSADNSLLRGQTGQVTFIADKVGTYYYICTVPGHAAQGMQGKFIVE
- the npdG gene encoding NADPH-dependent F420 reductase; translation: MKIGIIGGTGGMGEGLALRWCVNHDVIVGSREAQRAIEAATSYSKIVAEAYGSAMRGSITGNENIAMAKDCDLLVLSIPYEYIDDTCGKIAEVARKECIIVSPIVPMRKGSNGFEYIPMKEKTESATERVASKIPPRSRIVSALHTISEVKLKQLNESLDCDAFICGDDLNTVNTVSKLTAEIKGLRPLYLGSLSMAYQAEVMTPLLLNLSKLNKIRHPGLKIV